The following proteins come from a genomic window of Burkholderiales bacterium:
- the thiS gene encoding sulfur carrier protein ThiS, whose amino-acid sequence MELVINGCPRSFGQVRNIAQLLAELDLADKRLAVEHNGKIVTRSRFDDVSLVNGDRLEIITAVGGG is encoded by the coding sequence ATGGAACTTGTCATCAACGGGTGTCCGCGCAGTTTCGGCCAGGTCCGGAATATTGCACAGCTGCTCGCGGAACTCGATCTCGCCGACAAACGCCTCGCGGTCGAGCATAACGGCAAGATCGTGACGCGCAGCCGGTTTGACGACGTGTCGCTCGTTAACGGCGATCGGCTCGAGATCATCACGGCGGTCGGCGGCGGCTAG